A region from the Rhinoderma darwinii isolate aRhiDar2 chromosome 2, aRhiDar2.hap1, whole genome shotgun sequence genome encodes:
- the LOC142741839 gene encoding olfactory receptor class A-like protein 1 translates to MEIHLLIKALAFILLMVVGIPGNVFILLKFTYIKIIEKKLLPTNIILMVLALSNLLVVFSRVIPQAVNAIGVKDLLDDTECKLVLFTFRVSRAMSICVTSLLSCHQCVLVAPMNTYWTYLKEKLSKNVTLIMILLLAMNISLYTSTVLYGHAQSNYSTPYSLHLVYCDADFLTYVSFLLNGLVSVIREIIFVGFMTLSSSYMVSILYHHGKKIKGFRSSDRVQSKSAEHRASRAVILLVALYVLLYGMDNSMWIYTLSLSAVSPEMNDTRIFLAASYSALSPVVIIATNPKLHKRSKHLWRKKKIEIQKGGFMGFVNSVSQFSVDLTAN, encoded by the coding sequence ATGGAGATTCATCTTCTGATTAAGGCTCTGGCCTTTATTCTCTTGATGGTTGTTGGAATTCCTGGAAATGTTTTCATCCTGCTAAAATTTACCTACATTAAAATAATTGAGAAGAAGCTTCTACCTACTAATATCATCCTGATGGTTCTTGCCCTGTCAAATCTTCTAGTTGTTTTTTCCCGCGTCATACCACAAGCTGTTAATGCTATTGGAGTAAAAGACTTACTGGATGATACAGAGTGTAAACTGGTTCTTTTCACATTTAGGGTTAGTAGAGCTATGTCTATATGTGTTACAAGCTTACTCAGCTGTCACCAGTGTGTTCTTGTTGCTCCTATGAACACATATTGGACATACTTGAAAGAAAAGTTATCTAAGAATGTTACTCTTATTATGATCCTGCTCTTAGCCATGAATATTTCTCTCTATACTTCTACTGTTTTGTATGGACATGCTCAATCAAATTATTCTACACCCTATTCATTGCATCTGGTTTATTGTGATGCAGACTTTTTAACATATGTCTCCTTTCTCTTAAATGGTTTAGTATCCGTGATTCGGGAGATTATATTCGTAGGATTTATGACTTTGTCAAGCAGTTACATGGTTTCTATATTATATCACCATGGGAAAAAAATCAAAGGCTTTCGCAGTTCTGACCGGGTTCAGTCAAAGTCTGCAGAGCATCGGGCCTCTAGGGCAGTTATTTTATTGGTTGCACTATATGTTTTGTTGTATGGCATGGATaattctatgtggatatatactcTTTCACTCTCTGCTGTAAGCCCTGAAATGAATGATACACGGATATTTCTTGCAGCCTCATATTCTGCCCTTAGCCCAGTTGTTATTATAGCCACAAATCCAAAACTTCACAAAAGATCTAAACATTTATGGCGAAAGAAAAAGATTGAGATTCAGAAAGGTGGTTTTATGGGATTTGTTAACAGTGTGAGCCAATTTTCTGTAGATCTGACAGCCAATTAG